DNA sequence from the bacterium genome:
CAAAAGGGTTTGCTTGAAATTCAATTGATTTTTGGTATATAAAGTCAGACACCGACTACAGGGATTTTATTCCTCTCTGCAAGCCCTAATGTCTTTGGAAGAATAACAACAACATTGCTTTTTATTGCCAATACCCTTGCATCTGCTTTTTTCATTATCTTAATTGTTTGTTCGCCTATTACAGGAACCTCCCTTCCCCTTTTTCCATACTTTACAACAACAAAGCCTTCTGCTATCTTTCCTGCCCTCTTTATTGTCTCATTTGTTCCCTCTAATGCCTCAACGGAAATTACAATGCCATCTTTTATACAAATTGTCTGGCCAATCCCAAGGGAATTTATCCTTTTGGAAACAACGAGCCCCTTTTCTATATCCTCCATCTCATCTTTGCTTGGCTTGCAAGATGTAAGAAAGCCTTTTTGTGCAAGATATGAAGAAAGATACATTTTTTGGTTTAATACCCTCATTCCTTCTTTTTCAAATCGGCCTTTAATGTGTTTTATGATGGCCTCATCATCCCTTTTTGGAAAAAATTCTTTTGCTTTATAAACCATTCTTTTCTCAAACTTACCTGCAAATACAACCTTTTTTATTCCTTTGTTTTTAAGAAGACAAATTATCTCATCAATATCTGGTTTATCGGGAATCTTAATGAGAATAGAATCTTTTATTTCCTCTTTAAGAAGATTAGAAATTTCTCCCCCTCCTTCAATAATAGCAACCATCTAACACTATTTCTTCGCCCTATCAAGGTATTTCCCCGATGTTGTATCAACGATTATGGAATCTCCCTCCTTTATGAATTGGGGAACAAGAATTTCCATTCCATTTTCTAATGTTGCAGTTTTAAATGGAGCACCCGATGAGCCCTCTTTTATTCCAGATGCCGTGCTTTCTATCTTAAGGGTAATTGTCTTTGGAAAATCAATGTTTACAGGATTTCCCTCATAAAATTCAACCATAATCTCTGTATTCTCCTTAAGGTATTGGCTAATACCTCCAACAACAGAGGATGGAACAGCAAATTGCTCATATGTTTCCTTGTTCATAAAATAATAATTTGAGCCATCATTATAAATATATTCCATTGGATACTTATCCAGGGTTATATCCTCTATTAGGTCATTTCCATGGAATGTTGCCTGGGTTATGGCATTATTTTCAATATTTTGAATCTTTAAATGAACAATTCTTCCTGCTTTAGCAGCACCTCCAAACTCAAGATTCAAAACCCTATAGAGCTTTCCATCTATCATTACAACCCTTCCCTCTCTTGCCTCTTCTGACTTAATCATCCTTTCACCTCCTATAAAATTTTTCTATAAATACCTTAAAATTTAAAACCTTTTCATAATAATCCTCTAAATCCAGCTCTTCTTCTATTATCATTGTATATCTAAATTCAACAGAATAGGGGGTTAAATTTACAAAATCAAAGATATTCTCTGGAAGGTTTATTTTATTATCTTCGCAAGTTTCTATTAGTATCTCTAAATCATGGGTTTTTGGAAATTTAATATCCGCAAAAGAAAGAAGCGATTTTAAGAATTTTTCAACTGCTTGTTGCAAATGAAACAACAAAATTTTTCTGCTTATATCTTCTTCCTTTAAATTCTTCTCTACAAGCTTTAAATCAGCACATCCAAGTTCAAATAAAGTTATATATTCTTCTTTATTATCCATATAAAATCACACCTTTCTCGCGAGCTTCGGCTATTACACTATTCTTCCAATTTTTTGAATAAAAATCATATTCTTGTGGTGTAAGAACAATAATATCAAATGGAAATTTAAGACCCTTTAAGGCTCTTCTTATTTTTGCATACTCCATTATTTTGGATTTTATCCCTTGTTTTATAATTAAAAAATCTATATCGCTACCTTCTTTGTAATTTCCATATGCATAAGAACCAAAAAGGATAATTTTATCAGGGCTTGAGCTCTTTAATATTCTAAAAACTATCTCCTTTAATTCAATTTTAGTCATCCCTAAACTTAATATTATAATTTATATCAAAATGGCTTCCTTTTTCAAGCAGAATTGTTGCCATTACAATTATTCCCTGTTGGGTTACATCAAAGCATTTCTCTGATTGAGAAACCGTGTATAATGGAATTTTCCAGAATACAACATCTTTATTGCTTTTTATAATTATATCATTAAGAAGCCTTATTTCTTTTCCAATTATCTCTTCTTCTTGGTCATCAAAAATAGAAAAGCAAAACTCAACGCCAAACTTCCCGATAATCCCCTTTGTTTTGTATTTAAATTCAAGAGAATCCTTGTGTAGAATAATATCTTTGGAAATTGAGATATTTTCATCTCTCCATAATAGAAAAACATCATAGCCCTTAACTTGATAGCTATATGGCATTTCAAATGCCTTAAATTTCCAGGAAATTGAGCCTTCCCTTATATTCTTTAGACTTACATCTTCCTGAAATATATGGTCTTGCAAGAAGGAATGTGTATATTGGTCATAGAAAAGAAAATCCTTTGCATGAGATATATCCCTCTGGACATCGTGGATGCTTGGTGTTTCAGAGGAATTATCAATTGGGCATTCCTTAAGATGGCTATGATATGCCTCTTTTCTTCTTGAAAGAATATCTGTTAGATTTTTTCCCCCTGTATCTATCTCAGAGATAATTCCACCATTATAAGGCTCTACAATAAGATTAAAATTCCCTTTCTTTATATAAATTTCATTCTTTAGGTCATTGTTAATATCTTTTTCTATAACAATATCATTTTTTATGGCAATGTCCTCTGCCTTAATAAGGTTTGAATAAAGAGCCTTTCTTAAATGAGGAAGATACAATCCACCAAACACACCATGCCAATATCCACAATTGCATTGTGCCTTATAAAGGAATTTCCTTGCCTCTTTATTTTCTCCTATTAAAGATGATGTCCAAACCATCCTCTTGTGCAAATGGTCTGCATCAGGGTATTTTATAAAGAAATTCCTAAAATATCCTCCCTTTAAAAACTCCCTTGCTTTATCATAAAACCCAATTCTTTTTGCCTCCTCAATTACATTGTGAAACCTCTCGCAAGATAAGGTCAAAAGGCACCATTCTGTCATCTCCTCATAAGAGACGCAAGGAATATAAACCTTTCCTTTGGAAGAATGGTTGTTAAGGTATTCGCTAAATGTCCCTGTTTTAAGCCAAGTTTTATTTTCCTCCAATAATTGAAAAAATCTATCAAGCCATCCATCGCTATAGACCCATTTATGGGTTCCAGGCCAAAGGCCAAATTTCTCTCCATCATCACCCATTGTCAAGCAAGCATCATCTGGTTTTGTCTTTAGGTAATCTATAACCTCTTCTGGTCTTCTAAATGGAATAAAATAGCGTAGGTTTTTATCAATAGGAAATATTACCAGGGTATTTCCCTGGTCTTCGGTTAAAAAATAGCCAGAAAGGCTATCTATGGGGATACCTGACCAGAGGAAATGGGTATCATCTATGGTTGTGTATTTTAAAGAAGATGCAATTCTTGGAATAGAAGGCTCCCAAATCCTCTCTGCAAGCCAGAAACCTTGTGGTTCTACATCAAAATGGGCTTTTAAGAAGCCTTGCATCATCTCAATCTGTGCTTTTGCATCGGCTTCGGGGATTATGGGAAGAATAGGCTCATAAAATCCACCTGATAAAATTTCTACCCTTTCCTCAATTATAAGGTTTTTTATCCTTTCTAAAAAATCTGGGTGATTTTCTTGTAGCCATTCAAGGAGGCATCCACTATAGTGAAGGTTTATCTTTACATCAGGATATTTCTCAAATACATCAAGAAATGGTTTGTATGCCTTGTTATATGCTTCCTCAAAAATATAGTCAAAATTCCCAACAGGCTGATGGGAATGGAGACAGAGGATTAAATACATTTTTAGTTTTAAGTTTTTAGTTTTCTTAGCATGACCATTTCATTGCTTCATATTCAGGGGTTGGAACAAGCATTGATATATACCCTGCTTTTGGCCAAACTTCAACAATTATTCCATTCCTTTCAAACGATGCTGTGAACCTTACCTCCTCCTTTTGACCTACAGAGATAATCTCAAAAGGAATAGCTAGCTCTAATATCTTATAAAATGCCATATTTTCTAAATCCCCCTTTTTTGTCAAGGTTAAATCAGGATTTATCTCAAAAAGCTCCCCCTTTCCATTTTTTGAAACTATTATCTTATACCTTGTCCTTGTCTCTATATTTATTACCAAAAACTCATTCTCTAAAAAATGATTGGAGGCATCAATAGCAATATAAAGGGTTTTAAGGTCATAGCCATACATTATCTTCTTTATCCTATTTTCTGAATAATGCATTGTTCCGCCAGAAAAGCTTATGTCATAGCTGCCTGCACATAGCCACTCATAATAGCTTGTTATCCTTCCATCTATTATAGGAGAGATAGAATGAATAGGAAAGGTTAGGGGTTTTATAAATTTTGGCTTTGTTATTGCCTCATCAAGATAGGATGGAGGTGTTTTGTCAATGATTTTATAAACATTCTTAAGGTGTGTTCTGAAGATAAGGTCAAAGATATCATCCTGCGAGGACTCAAAGTCATCGCCATACCACCAGAACCAGTCAGAGCCCTCTGCAATGTATATCTCCTCCCAGGCATTTTTGTTGTCTGGTGCAATCCTTTGGAGATCATCCCTTGTTTTTTTAAGGTAATCCCATGCCTTATCCTTCTCTATTTTTCCCCTCCAAATCCTAAAGGAATGGTCAATCCATGAACCTGGGTATATATTGGTAATCTTTGTAGATTCTTTTGCTATATTTGCAAATTCAGAAAATGTTATTGTCTTAACATCATCAAGATTTAACAATTCCTCATATATTCCAGAAAGGAATGCCTCTCCACCATCCTTATAGTATTCCCAGGGGTTTTCACCATCAAGGATTATGCTTACAATATGCTCACCAGGGATAGCAGAGACATAATCCCTTATCCCTTTGATATGGCCTATGAAATCAGAAACGCTTTTTTCTGGCTTATTCTTTGAATAGACAAAGCTAATTGAATTTGAAAGGTTTTTGTCCCTGAAGAATATTTTTATATTCTCCATCTCGTACATTTTGTATATAGAATGCCTAGGTAGATTTGGAATTGTATTAAAAAGAATCTCCTCATCTGTTGCAATCCAGGAAATTTCAGATTGAGACAACATAGAGAATATATCAGAAGAAACACCACCCTCTGGTGGCCACATCCCCTTTGGAGGCTTCCCAAACAAGGAAGAATAAAGGTTTATTGCATTTTCAACCTGTGCTTTTGCATCATCTTTAAAATCAAACCCTCCCTTTTTTCCATCCATAAGTAAAGGTAGGATTGGGTGATAGAATGGGCTTGTTGAAATTTCAATTTGACCTTTATCCTGAAGATTTTTGTATTTTAGAATTATTGATGCAGCTATTTCCCTTTGTTTTTTAAGGAGTGTTTGCTTTTCATTCTCTGTAAAATCTTCGCCTTTTATAAAAAGGTTATTTATAAATTCATCCTCCCTTGCCTTAAACCCAAACCATGTAAGGTTATAAAAAACCTGGAGGTCTCTTATATCCCTCTCTGAAAATTCATCTATTCTCTTTTTAATCTCATTTATTGATACATTTTTTCCCCTCTTCTGCAATAATTGCTTGAACCTTGGATATGGAAAAACCATTGTCTCCCAATTGCATAGGAAGAAATTTGAAAGAAGGTATATCTTTTCTTCATCTGTTAAAGAATCTGCCTCCTTTTTGCTTATTTCATAATGGTAATCAGCTACATTATTTTCTGCAATATCTTTAATTTGGGACAAAAGGGACGCTGTAAGGTTAAATGTTGCCTTAATATTTGGAAATTTCTCAAGGATAGATGCCATATCATAATAGCCCTTTGTTGAATGGAGCCTTACCCAGGGAAGGGTATATGAATTTGTAAGGCTATCCTTATAGGATGGCTGATGAAGGTGCCATAAAAATGAGACATATAGGGTTTTCATTCTAAATCTGTTTCCCTTAAATACTTTGCCGCATCCTCTGGCGGTGTTGGGTTTATATAAAACCCTGTTCCCCATTCAAACCCTGCAACCCTTGTAAGCTTTGGCATTATTTCAATATGCCAATGAAAATCCTCACTCAATGTCTGCCAATATCCCCTTCTTGCAAACCTATTTGGTGCGGTATGGATAACATAGTTATACTGCGGGTCATTTAGACAAACAGCAAGCTTTTTAAAGACAAGGGAAAGTATCTCTGCCAATTCATCGTCATTTTTTCTTACATTTTCGGAATGAAAATCTATATCATGGTGCTTTGGAAGGATGCATATCTCAAATGGAAACCTTGAGGCATATGGACAGAATGCAACATATCCATCGTTTTCGGAAACTATACGCTTTCCAAGGGAGAGCTCCTCTTCCATAATATCGCAGAATATACACCTCTCCTTTGCCTTAAAATAGATTTCTGCTCCTTGCAATTCTCCCTTTACTGTCCTTGGCGTAACAGGCGTTGCAATAAGCTGGGTATGAGGATGCGCCAAAGATGCACCTGCCTCTATGCCCTTATTCTTAAAGACAAGGACATATCTCATATTAAGGTCTTTATGCAAATCCTCAATCCTGTGCTGAATTGTCATTATAACATTTTTTATCTCAATGATAGATTGGTCTTTAATATGCTTATGGTGGTCAGGTGTTTCTATAATAACCTCATGTGCACCATACCCTATCATCATATCATATACGCCTCTGCCCTTCTTTGCCAATTTTTCATCTATGCCTAGGGCTGGAAATTTATTTGGAACAACCCTTATATCCCATCCTGTCTCATTTGGCTTTGAACCTGGTTTTCTTATGCTATATATCTCTGGAGGTGTCATTCTTTCATTTCCAGGGCAAAATGGACAGGTGCCTTCATCCTTTTTTTCCAAAGGCTTCTCAAATGCACCAGGCCTTTCCCCCCTTTCAGATGCAATAATAACCCATCTTCCCAATATCGGATCCTTTCTTAATTCACTCATCCCTTATTATATATCGTCATTTTTTAAAAAAATCTTTACCACAATTTTGACTTTTGATTTTTATTTTGCTTCCCCTTCTCCTGTTACTACAGAAAGAAGCTCAGCAACATCTGTGGCTTTGCTTATAGCCTCCTCTGGGCTAATAAGACCTTCCTTTGACAGGTCAATAAGGGATTGATTTAAAGAAATCATCCCCTGCCTCCTTCCAACCTGTAAGAATGATGGAATCTGGTATGTCCTTCCCTCCCTTATCAAATTCCTTACAGCAGGAACAGCTATTAAAACCTCAAATGCAGCAATCCTGCCCTTGCCATCAGCCCTTTTCAAAAGAACCTGAGACATAATCCCCTGAAGGTTTGATGCTAATTGAATCCTAACCTGCTGTTGTTGATGTGGAGGAAAAACATCTATTATCCTATCTATTGTCTGGGTTGCATCGGGTGTATGAAGGGTTGCTAAAACAAGGTGTCCTGTTTCTGCGGCTGTAATGGCTGTCTGAATTGTCTCTAAATCCCTCATTTCACCAACAAGAATTATATCAGGGTCCTGACGAAACATATGCTTTAAGGCATCCTTAAAGCTCAATGTATCAGAACCAACCTGCCTCTGGTTGATAACAGCCTTTTTAGATGAATGGATAAATTCAATCGGATCCTCAACAGTAACAATGTGTGAGGTGCTATTTTCATTTATAAAATCTATTAAAGCTGCCAGGGTTGTTGATTTTCCAGATGATGCAGGGCCTGTTACAAGAATCATCCCCCTTGGCCTTGTGCATAAGCTCTTTACAACAGAGGGTATTTTTAGCTCATCCATTGTTGGAATTTTATATGGAATTGCCCTAAATACAGAAGCAACGCTTCTTTGTTGATAGAATATATGTGTCCTAAACCTTGACAAATCCTTTATGTCCATACAGAGATCAAGAAAGAGGTCTCTCTTAAACCTCTCCTTCTGGGCATCTGTAAGCAATGCCAAAGATAGATTTTCTGCTTCCTCCTGAGTAAATGGCCTTATCTCCTTTAAAGGCAAAAGGTCACCGTGC
Encoded proteins:
- a CDS encoding glycoside hydrolase family 57 protein, with product MKTLYVSFLWHLHQPSYKDSLTNSYTLPWVRLHSTKGYYDMASILEKFPNIKATFNLTASLLSQIKDIAENNVADYHYEISKKEADSLTDEEKIYLLSNFFLCNWETMVFPYPRFKQLLQKRGKNVSINEIKKRIDEFSERDIRDLQVFYNLTWFGFKAREDEFINNLFIKGEDFTENEKQTLLKKQREIAASIILKYKNLQDKGQIEISTSPFYHPILPLLMDGKKGGFDFKDDAKAQVENAINLYSSLFGKPPKGMWPPEGGVSSDIFSMLSQSEISWIATDEEILFNTIPNLPRHSIYKMYEMENIKIFFRDKNLSNSISFVYSKNKPEKSVSDFIGHIKGIRDYVSAIPGEHIVSIILDGENPWEYYKDGGEAFLSGIYEELLNLDDVKTITFSEFANIAKESTKITNIYPGSWIDHSFRIWRGKIEKDKAWDYLKKTRDDLQRIAPDNKNAWEEIYIAEGSDWFWWYGDDFESSQDDIFDLIFRTHLKNVYKIIDKTPPSYLDEAITKPKFIKPLTFPIHSISPIIDGRITSYYEWLCAGSYDISFSGGTMHYSENRIKKIMYGYDLKTLYIAIDASNHFLENEFLVINIETRTRYKIIVSKNGKGELFEINPDLTLTKKGDLENMAFYKILELAIPFEIISVGQKEEVRFTASFERNGIIVEVWPKAGYISMLVPTPEYEAMKWSC
- the galT gene encoding galactose-1-phosphate uridylyltransferase; the encoded protein is MSELRKDPILGRWVIIASERGERPGAFEKPLEKKDEGTCPFCPGNERMTPPEIYSIRKPGSKPNETGWDIRVVPNKFPALGIDEKLAKKGRGVYDMMIGYGAHEVIIETPDHHKHIKDQSIIEIKNVIMTIQHRIEDLHKDLNMRYVLVFKNKGIEAGASLAHPHTQLIATPVTPRTVKGELQGAEIYFKAKERCIFCDIMEEELSLGKRIVSENDGYVAFCPYASRFPFEICILPKHHDIDFHSENVRKNDDELAEILSLVFKKLAVCLNDPQYNYVIHTAPNRFARRGYWQTLSEDFHWHIEIMPKLTRVAGFEWGTGFYINPTPPEDAAKYLRETDLE
- a CDS encoding type IV pilus twitching motility protein PilT translates to MIIEKLLELMLKKEASDLHIKANSSPLLRVHGDLLPLKEIRPFTQEEAENLSLALLTDAQKERFKRDLFLDLCMDIKDLSRFRTHIFYQQRSVASVFRAIPYKIPTMDELKIPSVVKSLCTRPRGMILVTGPASSGKSTTLAALIDFINENSTSHIVTVEDPIEFIHSSKKAVINQRQVGSDTLSFKDALKHMFRQDPDIILVGEMRDLETIQTAITAAETGHLVLATLHTPDATQTIDRIIDVFPPHQQQQVRIQLASNLQGIMSQVLLKRADGKGRIAAFEVLIAVPAVRNLIREGRTYQIPSFLQVGRRQGMISLNQSLIDLSKEGLISPEEAISKATDVAELLSVVTGEGEAK
- a CDS encoding HEPN domain-containing protein — translated: MDNKEEYITLFELGCADLKLVEKNLKEEDISRKILLFHLQQAVEKFLKSLLSFADIKFPKTHDLEILIETCEDNKINLPENIFDFVNLTPYSVEFRYTMIIEEELDLEDYYEKVLNFKVFIEKFYRR
- the efp gene encoding elongation factor P, giving the protein MIKSEEAREGRVVMIDGKLYRVLNLEFGGAAKAGRIVHLKIQNIENNAITQATFHGNDLIEDITLDKYPMEYIYNDGSNYYFMNKETYEQFAVPSSVVGGISQYLKENTEIMVEFYEGNPVNIDFPKTITLKIESTASGIKEGSSGAPFKTATLENGMEILVPQFIKEGDSIIVDTTSGKYLDRAKK
- a CDS encoding nucleotidyltransferase domain-containing protein, translating into MTKIELKEIVFRILKSSSPDKIILFGSYAYGNYKEGSDIDFLIIKQGIKSKIMEYAKIRRALKGLKFPFDIIVLTPQEYDFYSKNWKNSVIAEAREKGVILYG
- the lpxI gene encoding UDP-2,3-diacylglucosamine diphosphatase LpxI (LpxI, functionally equivalent to LpxH, replaces it in LPS biosynthesis in a minority of bacteria.), which encodes MVAIIEGGGEISNLLKEEIKDSILIKIPDKPDIDEIICLLKNKGIKKVVFAGKFEKRMVYKAKEFFPKRDDEAIIKHIKGRFEKEGMRVLNQKMYLSSYLAQKGFLTSCKPSKDEMEDIEKGLVVSKRINSLGIGQTICIKDGIVISVEALEGTNETIKRAGKIAEGFVVVKYGKRGREVPVIGEQTIKIMKKADARVLAIKSNVVVILPKTLGLAERNKIPVVGV
- a CDS encoding alpha-amylase/4-alpha-glucanotransferase domain-containing protein, with protein sequence MYLILCLHSHQPVGNFDYIFEEAYNKAYKPFLDVFEKYPDVKINLHYSGCLLEWLQENHPDFLERIKNLIIEERVEILSGGFYEPILPIIPEADAKAQIEMMQGFLKAHFDVEPQGFWLAERIWEPSIPRIASSLKYTTIDDTHFLWSGIPIDSLSGYFLTEDQGNTLVIFPIDKNLRYFIPFRRPEEVIDYLKTKPDDACLTMGDDGEKFGLWPGTHKWVYSDGWLDRFFQLLEENKTWLKTGTFSEYLNNHSSKGKVYIPCVSYEEMTEWCLLTLSCERFHNVIEEAKRIGFYDKAREFLKGGYFRNFFIKYPDADHLHKRMVWTSSLIGENKEARKFLYKAQCNCGYWHGVFGGLYLPHLRKALYSNLIKAEDIAIKNDIVIEKDINNDLKNEIYIKKGNFNLIVEPYNGGIISEIDTGGKNLTDILSRRKEAYHSHLKECPIDNSSETPSIHDVQRDISHAKDFLFYDQYTHSFLQDHIFQEDVSLKNIREGSISWKFKAFEMPYSYQVKGYDVFLLWRDENISISKDIILHKDSLEFKYKTKGIIGKFGVEFCFSIFDDQEEEIIGKEIRLLNDIIIKSNKDVVFWKIPLYTVSQSEKCFDVTQQGIIVMATILLEKGSHFDINYNIKFRDD